The Chrysemys picta bellii isolate R12L10 chromosome 12, ASM1138683v2, whole genome shotgun sequence genome has a segment encoding these proteins:
- the LOC135974614 gene encoding uncharacterized protein LOC135974614 has translation MASFTTPVRTSDFVLAPRLFDRPRRKRYISDSSEEEGATEGSPLAQPLMDTPEPDPETLVRQTGERDGLSLSTPLEVEGDRGSGESQADKANGKDGAQLDDAFLEDPDSDASSSEDELGPPCFCSTPIRVVEEDSEDDGYEEFRRRLGIELTEPVPHRERKRVMRTIVRVAVYAILKHCLRQKLFEDCEGCVIDAPGQRHHDCVTWTSVDINCKLRGLCAELCLESLLNTVVAIGYGMQCLCLTQEHLAQGVTLINAVQFSADPDRVLRKMTKPEDACLERYIDRLVRTKSYKTLLKKKTLCKKSKRIKLENGEGTNMRYKTW, from the exons ATGGCCTCCTTTACCactcccgtgagaacttcggactttgttttagccccgaggctcTTTGACCGtccgcggagaaagcgctacatcagcgacagttccgaggaggagggagcgaccgaggggagccctttggcccagccgttgatggatacgccggaacccgacCCCGAAACCCTTGTGAGGCAGACTGGTGAGcgtgacggcctctctttgtccacccccttagaggtggaaggcgatcgtggctcgggggagtcacaggcggacaaagcgaacggaaaagacggcgctcag ctcgacgatgcctttctagaggacccggaCAGCGATGCATCAAGCAGtgaagatgaactgggcccaccatGCTTTTGCTCAACGCCAATAcgagttgttgaagaggactctgaggatgatggctatgaggagtttaggaggcggcttggcatagaactaactgagccagtgccacatcGTGAGCGTAAAAGAGTCATgaggactattgtacgcgttgctgtttatgctatccttaaacactgccttaggcaaaagctttttgaagattgtgagggctgtgtcatagatgcgccaggccaaaggcaccatgactgtgtgacttggacttcagtggatataaactgcaagctccggggcctgtgtgctgagctgtgtttggaaagcttattaaacactgttgtTGCCATAGGCTATGGTATGCAATGTTTGTGCCTAActcaagaacatttagcgcaaggggtgaccttgataaatgctgtgcaatttagtgcagaccctgaccgtgttctaaggaaaatgaccaaaccggaagatgcctgcttagagcgttatattgaccgtctagttcgcacaaagagttacaaaaccctgcttaagaaaaaaactctttgtaagaaatctaaaaggattaagttagagaatggtgaggggacaaacatgcgatataaaacttggtag
- the LOC101945170 gene encoding olfactory receptor 14A16-like — MSNRTTLTEFFLMGFSDVREQQILHFLMFLVIYLAALVGNLLIITVVALDQHLHTPMYFFLGNLSFLDLCYISVTIPKSMADSLTNNRLISFSGCVTQVFLIVTFAVAELAFLTVMAYDRYTAICHPLHYRVTMNRGACAQIAAGSWISSMICSVLHTANTFRLHFCGSNVIAQFFCDIPQLLEISCSDTHANEIVMIALGSLVDVVCFVLIIVSYIHIFSTVMRIPSEQGRYKAFSTCIPHLVVFCLFISTASFTYMRPRSMSSKSLNLTAAVLYCVVPPLMNPIIYSLRNKEIKRSLWKMIGRIFFSNKNKFLTLNS, encoded by the coding sequence ATGTCCAACAGAACTACCCTGACTGAGTTCTTTCTcatgggattctctgatgtgcgGGAACAGCAGATCTTACATTTCCTGATGTTTCTAGTGATTTATctggcagccctggtggggaatcttctcatcatcacagTTGTAGCCCTCGACCAGcatcttcacacccccatgtactttttcctgggCAACTTATCCTTCCTAGACCTCTGCTACATCTCAGTCACCATCCCCAAGTCCATGGCTGACTCCCTAACCAACAACAGACTCATTTCTTTCTCTGGATGTGTCACCCAAGTCTTTTTGATTGTAACTTTTGCAGTAGCAGAGCTGGCCTTTCTCACGGTGATGGCATATGACCGCTACACTGCAATCTGCCACCCTCTGCATTACAGGGTGACTATGAACAGAGGAGCATGTGCCCAGATTGCAGCTGGCTCATGGATTAGCAGCATGATCTGCTCTGTATTACACACAGCTAATACTTTTAGGTTACATTTCTGTGGATCCAATGTTATCGCTCAGTTTTTCTGTGATATCCCACAGTTGCTAGAGATCTCTTGCTCTGATACACATGCTAATGAAATAGTCATGATTGCCCTTGGATCGCTTGTAGATGTGGTCTGCTTTGTATTGATAATTGTGTCCTACATTCACATCTTCTCCACGGTgatgagaatcccctctgagcagggcaggtacaaagccttctccacctgcatccctcacctggttgttttttgtttatttatcagTACAGCATCATTTACGTACATGAGGCCCAGGTCAATGTCTTCAAAATCTCTGAACCTGACGGCTGCTGTGTTGTATTGTGTGGTGCCACCACTAATGAATCCAATCATTTACAGTCTAAGAAACAAAGAGATAAAACGTTCTCTGTGGAAAATGATAGGGAGGAtatttttttccaacaaaaacaAATTCCTCACACTGAACTCTTAG